One window of the Nicotiana tabacum cultivar K326 chromosome 4, ASM71507v2, whole genome shotgun sequence genome contains the following:
- the LOC107780107 gene encoding (R)-mandelonitrile lyase-like, whose product MAKSCTLYWSYFVFFTIMTLISLPTTHSDSSDESPNYMRFVFNATEFPSEDYYDYIVVGGGTAGCPLAATLSEKYKVLLLERGGVPYGKPNLMTQEGFLTVLTDVDDFESPAQTFTSEDGVPNARGRILGGSSAINAGFYSRADQDFYVRSGIKWDLHVVNQSYEWVERSIVFRPELKNWQSAVRDGLVEAGIDPFNGFSLDHVLGTKIGGSTFDSSGRRHSAADILNYANPSNIQVAVYASVERVLLAQSAPYSPSKMAAIGVIFRDQAGRYHHSMVRGKGEVLLSAGALGSPQLLLLSGVGPRPYLSTWGIPVAHHLPYVGQFLFDNPRNGISIVPPMPLEHSLIQVVGITDAGAYLEAASNVIPFASPANSVFIRSSPSPVYLTVATLMEKIVGPVSSGSLRLASTDVRANPIVRFNYFSSSGDVERCVNGTRKIADVLRTRTMDIFKFDQWFGGRDFRYVGPALPVDESNDELMREFCHRTVSTIWHYHGGCVVGKVVDQNLRVLGIDGLRVVDGSVFSVSPGTNPQATLLMLGRYVGMVMLRERFR is encoded by the exons ATGGCAAAATCTTGTACTCTTTACTGGTCATATTTCGTCTTTTTCACCATCATGACACTAATTTCGCTGCCCACAACACATTCTGATTCTTCTGACGAGA gtCCAAATTACATGCGGTTTGTGTTTAATGCAACGGAGTTCCCATCGGAAGACTACTATGATTACATCGTGGTGGGAGGTGGCACCGCCGGCTGTCCACTGGCGGCTACACTGTCAGAGAAGTACAAAGTTTTACTTCTTGAAAGAGGCGGTGTTCCATATGGAAAGCCTAATTTGATGACCCAAGAAGGGTTTCTCACAGTACTCACTgacgttgatgattttgagtcCCCTGCTCAAACCTTCACCTCTGAAGACGGAGTTCCAAATGCCAGAGGTCGTATTCTTGGAGGTAGTAGTGCAATTAATGCTGGTTTTTACAGTAGAGCTGATCAAGATTTTTATGTTAGGTCAGGGATTAAGTGGGATTTACATGTTGTTAATCAATCTTATGAATGGGTTGAGAGGTCTATTGTGTTTAGGCCTGAACTCAAGAATTGGCAGTCAGCTGTGAGGGATGGCTTAGTCGAAGCTGGTATTGATCCCTTTAATGGGTTTAGTTTGGATCATGTTCTTGGTACCAAGATTGGTGGCTCCACTTTTGATAGCTCTGGCCGTAGACATAGTGCTGCTGATATACTTAACTATGCAAATCCTTCGAATATTCAGGTAGCTGTGTATGCTAGTGTAGAGAGGGTTCTTCTAGCTCAGTCAGCACCTTATTCTCCCTCTAAGATGGCTGCGATTGGCGTGATTTTTCGCGATCAAGCTGGGCGATATCACCATAgcatggtgaggggaaagggtgAGGTTTTACTGTCAGCAGGTGCTCTTGGTAGCCCACAGTTGCTTCTCTTGAGTGGTGTTGGTCCTAGGCCTTATCTCTCCACATGGGGTATTCCTGTTGCTCACCATTTACCTTATGTGGGGCAGTTTTTGTTTGATAATCCAAGAAATGGTATCTCAATTGTGCCGCCGATGCCGCTGGAGCATTCTTTGATTCAGGTTGTGGGGATTACTGATGCAGGGGCTTATTTGGAGGCTGCCTCTAATGTCATTCCATTTGCTTCCCCTGCCAACTCTGTTTTCATCAGGAGTTCGCCTTCTCCGGTGTATCTCACTGTTGCCACACTCATGGAGAAGATTGTTGGACCAGTTTCTTCGGGTTCACTTAGGTTGGCATCGACAGATGTTAGGGCTAACCCCATTGTTCGATTCAATTACTTCAGTAGCTCTGGAGATGTAGAGAGGTGTGTCAATGGAACCAGGAAAATTGCGGATGTTTTGAGAACCAGAACAATGGATATTTTCAAGTTTGATCAATGGTTTGGTGGTAGGGATTTTAGATATGTTGGTCCTGCTTTGCCTGTTGATGAGTCGAATGATGAGCTTATGAGGGAGTTTTGCCATCGAACAGTCAGTACCATTTGGCACTATCATGGTGGCTGTGTTGTGGGGAAGGTGGTTGATCAGAATTTGAGAGTGCTTGGCATTGATGGCCTCAGAGTTGTTGATGGTTCAGTTTTCAGTGTGTCGCCAGGGACCAACCCCCAGGCTACTCTTCTCATGCTTGGACG GTATGTTGGCATGGTGATGCTTAGGGAGAGGTTCAGATAG
- the LOC107780102 gene encoding DNA-dependent metalloprotease WSS1 yields MDLNDLNKVWEVKPLKKVRDDEAREILEKVAKQVQPIMRKRKWKVKVLSEFCPANPSLLGLNIGGGAEVKLRLRRPNNELDFFPYTQILDTMLHELCHNEYGPHNADFYNLLDEIRKECEELMAKGITGTGQGFDLPGKRLGGFSRQPPLSSLRQKALAAAENRSRVGALLPSGPKRLGGDSSIKAALTPIQAAAMAAERRLHDDLWCGSKMVESKGPSESSKTSVGPKSDHISVLGTDPQIMWECCACTLLNQPLALLCGACGIPKDRGNDANAAKVWSCKFCTLHNSHEIDRCLACGEWRYSYGSPVSTTGPHIGT; encoded by the exons ATGGATCTTAATGATCTAAACAAAGTCTGGGAAGTCAAACCTTTGAAGAAGGTACGTGATGATGAGGCAAGAGAAATTCTTGAAAAGGTAGCGAAGCAAGTGCAACCTATAATGCGCAAACGGAAATGGAAAGTCAAGGTGCTCTCTGAATTTTG TCCTGCCAATCCATCACTTTTAGGACTCAACATAGGAGGAGGTGCAGAGGTTAAGCTTAGATTGCGGCGACCAAACAATGAGTTGGACTTCTTCCCTTATACTCAAATTCTTGACACCATGCTTCATGAACTCTGCCACAATGAATATGGCCCGCATAATGCTGATTTTTATAACCTATTGGACGAAATCAGGAAG GAATGTGAAGAGCTTATGGCTAAAGGAATTACAGGTACTGGACAAGGATTTGATCTCCCCGGAAAGCGATTGGGTGGGTTTTCTCGACAACCTCCATTGTCATCATTGCGGCAGAAAGCACTGGCTGCTGCAGAAAACAGATCACGAGTTGGAGCACTTTTGCCATCGGGGCCTAAGCGTCTGGGGGGTGATAGTAGCATCAAGGCTGCACTCACCCCAATTCAGGCTGCCGCTATGGCTGCAGAAAGGAGGTTACACGATGATCTGTGGTGCGGCTCCAAAATGGTAGAGAGCAAGGGACCCTCTGAAAGCTCTAAAACTTCAGTAGGACCAAAGTCTGATCATATTTCAGTTCTAGGAACCGATCCTCAGATAATGTGGGAATGTTGTGCATGTACTTTATTGAATCAG CCGCTAGCGCTTCTATGTGGAGCTTGTGGAATCCCGAAGGATAGAGGAAATGACGCAAATGCAGCAAAAGTCTGGTCTTGTAAGTTTTGCACGCTGCATAATAGCCACGAGATTGACCGGTGCTTAGCTTGTGGAGAGTGGAGATACTCTTATGGTTCACCTGTTTCAACCACTGGTCCTCATATTGGCACCTAA